One Pullulanibacillus sp. KACC 23026 DNA segment encodes these proteins:
- a CDS encoding ABC transporter permease, protein MTLMEILKIVIPSALLSATPLIFTALGGIFSERSGIVNIGLEGLMIVGAFIGAVGTLFFQHLGLGDGSPWLSILVAAVIGALFSLLHALASITLRADQTISGVAINFLALGLCVFLVKQLYQGSGQTPFIDNQIYKINIPLLSHIPILGPLLFSNVTYTSYIAIIMAFVVWYILFKTPFGLRLRSVGEHPAAADTLGIHVSRMRYLGVALSGAFGGIGGAVYVVTIATNFGPTTISGQGFLALAAMIFGKWNPIGALGAALFFGFAQSLSITGQSIPLLKAIPNVYLLIAPYVLTILALTGFVGRAEAPKAVGIPYIKGNR, encoded by the coding sequence ATGACGTTAATGGAAATTCTTAAGATAGTCATTCCTAGTGCGCTTCTATCAGCAACACCTCTTATTTTCACAGCCTTAGGCGGCATTTTTTCAGAACGCTCTGGTATTGTCAATATTGGTCTTGAAGGTCTCATGATTGTCGGTGCGTTTATCGGTGCGGTAGGGACTTTATTTTTCCAGCATTTAGGTCTAGGTGATGGTTCCCCTTGGTTATCTATTCTAGTGGCGGCGGTCATCGGTGCTTTATTTTCGTTGTTACATGCCCTTGCGAGTATTACGCTGAGAGCCGATCAAACCATTAGCGGGGTCGCGATTAACTTCTTAGCGCTTGGGCTTTGTGTCTTTCTTGTTAAACAACTATACCAAGGGAGCGGTCAAACACCGTTTATAGATAATCAAATTTATAAGATCAATATTCCGCTTCTTTCACATATCCCCATCCTTGGACCGCTCCTTTTTTCGAATGTGACCTATACCTCTTATATTGCCATCATCATGGCTTTTGTGGTTTGGTATATCTTGTTTAAAACGCCTTTTGGGCTTCGGTTACGTTCTGTTGGTGAGCATCCGGCAGCTGCCGACACATTAGGCATTCATGTGTCGCGTATGCGTTACTTAGGCGTTGCCTTAAGCGGTGCTTTTGGCGGAATTGGCGGAGCCGTTTATGTGGTAACCATCGCCACTAATTTTGGTCCGACTACTATTTCAGGACAAGGCTTTCTTGCTCTAGCGGCGATGATTTTTGGGAAATGGAACCCGATTGGCGCACTTGGCGCAGCGCTTTTCTTTGGCTTTGCCCAATCACTAAGCATTACGGGTCAGTCTATTCCGCTATTAAAAGCGATCCCTAATGTCTATCTTTTAATTGCGCCTTATGTCTTAACCATACTTGCTTTAACGGGCTTTGTCGGTCGCGCTGAGGCACCGAAGGCAGTAGGTATACCCTATATAAAAGGAAATCGATAA